A single window of Girardinichthys multiradiatus isolate DD_20200921_A chromosome 15, DD_fGirMul_XY1, whole genome shotgun sequence DNA harbors:
- the tmem244 gene encoding transmembrane protein 244: MLLDYCCRCCGFTLIKRHGPFSLKTTPSDTWVVLQNLLMCMVCFYSLYYIVVSLCIGLFRVHEINSLLTPFDYTSQPSWQNPKYLVGVISTEVTYVLGGLVFAWIVEEWVWDYAITVTLLHIGMTVAVMSDFPSAEHWWIALGSGLLMMIFGGQLLAYKLFRNNFVYPAELENF, encoded by the exons ATGTTGTTGGACTACTGCTGTCGTTGCTGTGGTTTCACACTCATAAAACGCCATGGACCCTTCTCCCTCAAGACCACTCCCAGTGATACCTGG GTTGTTCTGCAGAATCTGCTGATGTGCATGGTGTGCTTCTACTCTCTTTACTACATCGTGGTCAGTCTTTGCATTGGACTCTTCAG AGTTCACGAAATCAACAGCTTGTTAACACCATTTGACTACACATCACAACCATCATGGCAGAACCCCAAATACTTAG TTGGGGTCATTTCCACAGAAGTGACTTATGTTTTGGGAGGGCTGGTGTTCGCTTGGATTGTGGAGGAGTGGGTCTGGGATTACGCCATAACTGTCACACTGCTGCACATTGGGATGACTGTAGCAG TGATGTCAGATTTCCCCTCAGCCGAGCACTGGTGGATCGCTTTGG GTTCAGGCCTGCTTATGATGATATTTGGAGGACAACTCCTGGCCTACAAACTCTTCAGGAACAACTTTGTCTATCCTGCTGAACTGGAGAACTTCTAA
- the fkbp6 gene encoding inactive peptidyl-prolyl cis-trans isomerase FKBP6 isoform X1 gives MSGNGLISGIGGQLTTSTLRPFELLRRQMCDILGDGGIMKEVVKPGDGPPVPQNASVIMYYSGFLEYSNQPFESTAHLKYPPMMKLGRDVTLAGLELGLLTMKKGEFSRFLLNPQYAYGEMGCPPFIPAAATVLYEVHILDYLDSEQADAFIAKSSEEQNSVPLSTLLEVINTLRNFGNRCFNQSRYDHAKDRYKQAVTLLKNRETQRELHKEKIDGALLPLYLNLSLTELRLESPQKALKYGKKALEMDATNTKALFRCGQAYLELSEYESAQGCLITAQSKKPFDSDINNLLKKAVLACKDSLDKEKEMCSKMFREMRSSVQL, from the exons ATGTCAGGAAACGGGTTAATATCGGGCATCGGAGGGCAGCTAACGACGAGCACACTG AGACCTTTTGAGCTGCTCCGTCGGCAGATGTGTGACATCTTGGGAGATGGAGGGATCATGAAGGAGGTGGTCAAGCCTGGAGATGGCCCACCTGTCCCTCAAAATGCCTCAGTAATAA TGTATTACTCGGGTTTCTTGGAGTATTCTAATCAACCTTTTGAAAGCACTGCTCACCTCAAGTACCCGCCAATGATGAAGTTGGGAAGGG ATGTGACACTGGCTGGACTGGAGCTGGGGTTGTTGACCATGAAGAAAGGAGAGTTCTCTCGGTTCCTGCTCAACCCTCAGTATGCATACGGAGAAATGGGTTGTCCTCCTTTCATTCCGGCCGCTGCCACAGTTCTGTATGAGGTTCACATCCTGGACTACCTCGACTCTGAACAAGCGGATGCGTTTATTGCAAAGAGTTCG GAGGAGCAGAACAGTGTTCCTCTGTCCACACTTCTCGAAGTCATTAACACACTGCGCAACTTTGGCAACCGCTGCTTCAATCAAAGCCGATATGACCACGCCAAGGATCGCTATAAGCAG GCAGTAACTCTTCTGAAAAATAGGGAAACACAACGTGAGCTCCACAAGGAGAAGATTGATGGGGCTCTGCTTCCGCTCTATCTCAACCTTTCTCTCACCGAGCTCCGTCTGGAGAGCCCCCAAAAAGCCCTCAAATATGGCAAGAAAGCCTTGGAGATGGACGCTACAAACACAAAGGCTCTTTTCCGCTGTGGACAG GCTTACCTTGAGCTGAGCGAGTATGAGAGCGCTCAGGGTTGCCTCATAACTGCTCAGTCAAAGAAGCCGTTTGACAGTGACATTAACAACCTCCTGAAGAAAGCAGTGTT ggCCTGTAAAGACAGCTTGGATAAAGAAAAAGAGATGTGCTCAAAGATGTTTAGGGAGATGAGGAGCTCAGTACAGCTGTAA